Part of the Streptomyces sp. NBC_01471 genome is shown below.
TACCCACCGGGAAACACAGCCTGCGACGTGCGTTCCTCGCCTCTACGCCACCCCGGCTCCGGCCGGACCGACATCAATACAAGTGCCACTTTCTGTCCGCAACCACTCAGCTCAGACCGGGGACCGCAGACGGGGCGGGCGCCGTGGCAGATATCAGCGCCGGTGGCTGTTGTTGCACCGGGTCGTTGAAGACTCTGTGGAAGTCGACAGCGGTGCCATGTGCTGGCAAGAGCACCGTTTGAACCTCGGCAGGTCTTACGGCGAGCTCCCTGATCTGTTGAGTGGCTTCGCCCCGGACTTGGCTTCCTGGGCGAAGGCCCGGGGTGTTCGGGACGGCCAGCGGTTTCTGATCGGCCCGGATGGTCGCATCACATCTCGATGCGGTCGATGAATTCGTGCGCATGCCCAGGGGTTCGCTGGGCACATGGTGGTAGCAAGACGGGATCAGCAGCCGCGAACACGCGGTCTGCCGAGATCTCACCCAGTCCAGGCCACACAGCGGACGGAAATGGGTGCCGCAGGCCGGACGAAGAGAAGCCTGCACGCACGAAGAGACTTGAAGATCGGAATCGTAATGATCATCCTTGGCGTCATCCTCCTCCTCATTGGGATGCTGGTCGGAGTCCCGCTGCTGACGACGGTCGGAGGGGTGCTCCTCGTAGTCGGTGCGCTTCTGTGGATTCTCGGCGCGAGTGGACGCAAGATCGGTGGACGCAGGCACTACTTCTGACAGCCGGACGGGAAGTCCGTAATCACCGTGTGAACGCACCGAGACCAAGTTGACCCGGGGTCCTGCGGAGAACGCTCCTCCGCAGGACCCCGCCCGCATCCTTGGACACCTGACGGGGGTACAGGCGTACTCGTGTGAGCGCTCCACCAAGTTGGGAGAGACGTTCACCAGCAGGGAGGCTGCGAGCCAGTCACGTCATCGCGCGGTCCTGGCGGCGGCAAAGCGGTCAACTTTGCTGGCTGACCTGCGGTCTTGGCGACGGTTCAGTCCTCGTACATGGTGATCTACCGGCCGGGCTGGGAGTGCGTTCAGTAGGTGCAGTGGCAGGGAGTGAGTGGCGATCAGCCTGTAGACGTGTGTGTGGCCCGGCACAGGTGCCGGGCCACACACACGTCGCGGTCTTGGGGAAGCACCGCGGCAGGAATCTTGGAGCTCAGTGCTTGAAAGTGTCCTTGGTCTTCTCCTTGGCCTGGCGGGCGTCGCCCACGGCCTGCTCGGAGCGGCCTTCGGCGGTGAGGCGTTCGTTGCCCACGGTGCGGCCTGCGGCTTCCTTGACCTTGCCCTTGGCCTGCTCGGTCTTGGCCTGGGTCTTCTCGTTGGCAGCCATGTCACTCACACCTTGCTGTGCTCGACTTCAGGAACAACCACCGCCTCACCGCCATCGCCGCATCCAAACACCGCTCCCCGAAATCCACGGCTCACAGGAAGCGGGTAAAAGATGGGTGGGGTCGGAGAGTTCCAGGCATCCGGCTGGTCAGGATTCCCTCGTAGATAACGATCATCGCCCTCGTCGTCCGGCTTCTCGCTTTGTGATCCGGCCCACGAGGGCCGACGGTAAGCGCGCGGCCGCTGATACCGCTGGTAGTCCATAACCCCACCACGCCGTTCACCGCCGTTCTTCGGCCTTCGCTCGCGACCCGGGGATGCCAGGGGACGCCTGGCGTACGCAGTGCTGGCGGGGTTCCAGAGCGGACACGGTGCTGGGGCTCCCGCCACTGGTCCTGTACCTCGGCCGCAGCATCAAGCTCCTTTTTCGGCGTACTGGTGTGAGACGGGTTGGCTCGGGTACACGGCGCGTCGCGCGTACAGATCCGTATGGGCTATGAGCGGGAGGAAAACGATCACCATGGCGATATCTGTCGAGGCCACAGCGGTAAAGACCGGTCTTCCGGCCCTCCCGGAGATCGCAGATCCGCAGAAGATCGCCCCGAAGGACGCCCGCGCGATCAGCAAGCTGTTCTTCGACCAGTTGCAGGTC
Proteins encoded:
- a CDS encoding CsbD family protein; its protein translation is MAANEKTQAKTEQAKGKVKEAAGRTVGNERLTAEGRSEQAVGDARQAKEKTKDTFKH